From the genome of Rhizobium sp. NXC24, one region includes:
- a CDS encoding glycoside hydrolase family 15 protein, with the protein MNITSTIHHTARARAGVPLALGRQHPKAAYQQTDLAALAKYFILLMLRNVTSDGYVIEDPANPGQYSVPGCIIAAPSFPSNTPGVDQDYVYNWVRDAAITAIEIAVADLPGTPGGGVPSLVDYVSFARLCQTNAHPTLGHACFTVAGQPRPWTEQNDGPAIQSLALLQAYPQLDAATQAIARQVIETNISYLLSAYQQPTTNLWEEHEGLSFFARSVQLRCFREIAANSYGIGVAANIPTAIAWLENALQDHWNGSYYVTMLAPGAGPGVSVVPGDLGYDPNIDIISACVYGAVPATDTRLLATAARLRSQWADPNSNSFYPINGADQAHGIGPLLGRYPGDTYDGDVAHPVAGGHPWALCTCNFAELYYRLANDIDHAGTVPLDSLSEDFFAQVGVTSTTSVADASAALRNAGDAMLRAVVYHSDRYELSEQFDGTSGYEKSVHNLTWSYASFLSAVRAKTGGSKLSGKAASKSARTSGGKK; encoded by the coding sequence ATGAACATCACCAGCACCATCCATCATACGGCCCGTGCTCGGGCGGGAGTGCCGCTTGCTTTGGGAAGGCAGCACCCGAAAGCGGCCTACCAACAAACCGATCTGGCAGCTCTCGCCAAATATTTCATTCTGCTGATGCTGCGCAATGTCACGAGCGACGGCTATGTCATCGAGGATCCCGCCAATCCCGGGCAATATTCGGTGCCGGGATGCATTATCGCCGCGCCTTCCTTTCCTTCCAACACACCCGGCGTTGATCAAGACTATGTCTATAATTGGGTGCGCGACGCTGCGATCACCGCTATCGAGATCGCGGTTGCCGACTTGCCTGGAACCCCAGGCGGTGGCGTGCCGAGCCTAGTTGATTACGTCAGCTTCGCCAGGCTCTGTCAGACCAATGCCCATCCGACGCTGGGGCACGCATGTTTTACCGTGGCCGGGCAGCCGCGTCCCTGGACCGAACAGAATGATGGCCCCGCCATTCAGAGCCTCGCCCTCCTGCAGGCCTATCCACAGTTGGACGCAGCGACGCAAGCCATCGCCAGACAGGTCATCGAAACAAATATCTCTTATCTCCTCAGCGCCTACCAGCAGCCAACCACCAATCTGTGGGAGGAGCACGAAGGTCTGTCCTTCTTTGCGCGCTCGGTTCAGCTACGTTGTTTCCGGGAGATTGCCGCCAATAGCTATGGGATTGGCGTTGCTGCCAATATTCCAACGGCAATTGCCTGGCTTGAAAACGCCCTTCAGGATCATTGGAACGGCTCGTACTATGTGACGATGCTGGCGCCGGGCGCCGGTCCCGGCGTTTCCGTTGTTCCCGGCGATCTCGGCTACGATCCAAACATCGACATCATTTCAGCCTGCGTCTACGGAGCGGTGCCGGCAACCGACACGAGGTTGCTTGCGACTGCAGCCCGCCTGCGCAGCCAGTGGGCGGACCCCAATTCCAATTCATTCTACCCGATCAATGGCGCGGATCAGGCACATGGGATTGGTCCTCTCCTCGGCCGCTATCCCGGCGACACCTATGACGGCGATGTCGCCCATCCCGTCGCCGGCGGGCATCCCTGGGCGCTGTGCACATGCAACTTCGCGGAACTTTACTATCGTCTCGCCAACGACATCGATCATGCGGGGACGGTTCCTTTGGACAGTCTGTCCGAGGATTTCTTCGCACAGGTTGGGGTGACGAGCACGACCTCCGTTGCCGATGCGTCGGCCGCGCTGCGAAACGCGGGTGACGCTATGCTGCGCGCGGTTGTCTATCACAGCGATCGTTATGAGTTGAGCGAGCAGTTCGACGGCACGTCCGGCTATGAAAAGAGCGTGCACAATCTGACATGGAGCTACGCATCATTTCTGTCTGCGGTGCGCGCCAAAACCGGCGGAAGCAAACTGTCAGGTAAGGCCGCCAGCAAGTCCGCGCGGACGTCCGGAGGCAAGAAATGA
- a CDS encoding GMC family oxidoreductase, with protein MTTEMSFDVVIVGAGVAGALIAKRLTKADMRVLLLEAGPGTTRNYSEYTQHLEHFYAANSKGPESPWPPAAAAPQPDTADLRSNNGYFVQRGPNLYGSSYTRLWGGSTLHWLGVSLRMLPEDFRMRSLHGVGRDWPIDYDTIAPYYEQAEHEIGVSADVSEQHYLGLRFSDGYDYPMQRVPPSFSDRVLGTAVDGMEVQLQDESFRLRVRSYPAARNSLPRNSYRPVGIGYLGERCEGNTSCTPICPVQAKYNASKTLAQAASNRLTVMTQAVASKIRIDPASGEVKGIEYQRYEDQTSTEAKTFVAKARVYVLAAHAVENAKLMLASGIDGPRGQVGKTLMDHPTLYAWGLAPSSIGAYRGPQSTAGIEDLRGGAFRSKHAAFRFDIGNDGWRASAGAPDTAVLQAVMNGGLYGSALRGELEATLPRQIRFSLAVEQLPDAANSVSIDPRYRDPLGNPRPVIDYRIDDYTLAGMAAASGVAEAVFRRAGIKDCTDPDKGSWFPTVDYKGRTFSYHGMGHFAGTHAMGADPSGSVLDLDQRAWEHRNLFIVGSGSFPTLGTSNPTLTLSALALRTADRLIATFAH; from the coding sequence ATGACGACCGAGATGTCCTTTGACGTGGTGATCGTTGGCGCCGGTGTTGCCGGCGCCCTGATCGCCAAGCGTCTGACCAAGGCCGATATGCGGGTTCTGCTGCTTGAGGCAGGACCTGGCACAACGCGCAACTACAGCGAGTACACGCAGCATCTGGAGCACTTTTACGCGGCAAACAGCAAAGGCCCGGAATCGCCGTGGCCGCCAGCGGCCGCCGCCCCGCAACCGGACACAGCCGATTTGCGTTCGAACAACGGCTACTTCGTCCAACGTGGCCCCAATCTCTATGGCAGCAGCTACACGCGGCTATGGGGCGGATCGACCCTCCACTGGCTTGGCGTGTCGCTGCGCATGTTGCCGGAAGATTTCCGCATGCGATCGCTGCATGGGGTCGGGCGGGACTGGCCTATCGATTACGACACCATCGCACCCTATTACGAGCAGGCCGAACACGAAATCGGCGTTTCCGCCGACGTCTCCGAACAGCACTATCTCGGGCTTCGCTTCTCCGACGGCTACGACTATCCGATGCAGCGCGTCCCGCCCAGTTTTTCGGATCGGGTGCTCGGGACGGCGGTTGACGGTATGGAGGTTCAGCTTCAGGACGAGTCGTTCCGGCTCAGGGTTCGAAGCTATCCGGCGGCTCGCAATTCGCTGCCGCGCAACTCCTACCGGCCGGTCGGCATCGGCTATCTCGGGGAGCGCTGCGAGGGCAATACATCCTGCACGCCGATCTGTCCGGTGCAGGCGAAATATAATGCCAGCAAAACCCTCGCTCAGGCGGCTTCGAACCGGCTGACCGTCATGACACAGGCAGTGGCCTCGAAGATCCGTATCGATCCGGCAAGCGGCGAAGTGAAGGGGATCGAGTATCAGCGCTACGAGGATCAGACCTCGACGGAGGCAAAGACCTTCGTCGCAAAGGCCCGGGTCTACGTTTTGGCGGCCCATGCCGTGGAAAATGCCAAGCTCATGCTGGCTTCAGGTATCGACGGTCCGCGCGGTCAAGTCGGCAAGACCCTCATGGATCATCCGACGCTCTATGCCTGGGGGCTCGCGCCCTCTTCGATCGGTGCCTATAGGGGCCCGCAGTCGACGGCCGGCATTGAGGATTTGAGGGGCGGTGCGTTTCGCTCAAAACACGCGGCATTCCGCTTTGACATCGGCAATGACGGCTGGCGGGCGAGCGCCGGAGCTCCCGACACGGCGGTTTTGCAGGCGGTGATGAACGGCGGGCTCTACGGCTCGGCGCTGCGTGGGGAACTGGAAGCGACACTGCCGCGCCAGATCCGCTTCTCCCTTGCGGTCGAACAGCTTCCCGATGCTGCCAATAGCGTCAGCATCGATCCGCGCTATCGCGACCCCCTCGGCAATCCGCGCCCCGTGATCGATTACAGGATCGATGACTATACGCTGGCCGGAATGGCGGCCGCTTCGGGTGTCGCCGAAGCCGTGTTTCGTCGAGCCGGGATAAAGGATTGTACCGATCCGGATAAGGGAAGCTGGTTCCCTACGGTCGATTATAAGGGGCGCACTTTTAGCTATCACGGAATGGGGCATTTTGCCGGAACGCATGCCATGGGCGCGGACCCCAGCGGCTCCGTCCTCGATTTGGACCAGCGGGCCTGGGAGCATCGGAACCTTTTTATCGTCGGTTCAGGCAGCTTTCCAACGCTTGGCACGTCCAATCCCACTCTGACCCTATCGGCTTTGGCATTGCGGACAGCGGATCGGTTGATCGCGACCTTCGCACACTGA
- a CDS encoding GMC family oxidoreductase: MLFAIDSARRTDAGAVAADGNYDAVVVGTGISGAIIANELSKEGKRVLVLEAASGTNRTLAGYDALVTNFYSAASKDNQSPYPVNPNVPMPRSGELRKLQPGETDASTYMVQSGPYVTDTTYTRIFGGTTMHWEAKTPRLLQEDFKSNALYGQGLDWPLDYHDIEADYQTAEREIGVSADVEDQSYLDITFPSGYVYPMRGLPLSYLDQKVAEGIDGTTVELRGETYPVKVRPYPQGRNGIPNPAYDGGKGYVPVGAVNTHEVEEGGRCQGNTNCVPICPVQARYHSGKTLAKAFQTGRVDLLAQAVASRVLIDSDSGRVTALEVKVYKNEASPEYETITVKGKIFVLAAGAIETPRLMLASGLQSSSGLIGRNLMDHAYLLSWALMPEICGTMRGTSCTGGIVDLRGGAFRRHQAAFSVDIHNDGWGWAVGSPYSDVTELVDQHNRFGGDLRQGLIDRISSQLLLAFMIEVMPVESNRVTVDPKYTDLLGNMRPVVSFTVPEYTMRGAAYAREFAKTMFARLGAADHTRYDPSDYGYMNYEGEGYAIRGGNHLAGTHIMGSDKQRSAVNIDQRSWEHDNLYLVGGGSMPTIGTANVTLTLAALCYRSARAMLKQLQR; this comes from the coding sequence ATGCTGTTTGCCATTGACTCTGCACGAAGAACCGACGCCGGAGCCGTCGCTGCGGACGGAAATTATGATGCGGTGGTCGTCGGCACCGGCATCTCGGGCGCCATCATCGCCAATGAGCTCAGCAAGGAGGGCAAGCGTGTCCTTGTCCTGGAAGCTGCGTCCGGAACGAACCGGACCTTAGCCGGATATGATGCCTTAGTAACCAACTTTTATAGTGCAGCAAGCAAGGACAACCAGTCGCCCTATCCGGTCAATCCCAATGTTCCGATGCCGCGTAGCGGGGAGCTGCGCAAGCTCCAGCCGGGCGAAACCGACGCCTCGACCTATATGGTGCAATCCGGCCCCTACGTGACCGACACGACCTATACGCGGATTTTTGGCGGCACGACCATGCACTGGGAAGCCAAAACGCCGCGACTGTTGCAGGAGGACTTCAAGTCGAACGCACTGTACGGTCAGGGGCTCGATTGGCCGCTGGACTATCACGACATCGAGGCGGACTATCAGACTGCCGAGCGCGAGATCGGCGTGTCGGCCGATGTCGAGGACCAGAGCTATCTCGATATCACCTTTCCCTCCGGTTACGTCTATCCCATGCGGGGTCTGCCACTTTCCTACCTGGACCAGAAGGTGGCAGAGGGCATCGACGGAACCACGGTCGAGCTCCGCGGCGAAACCTATCCCGTCAAGGTGCGGCCCTATCCCCAGGGACGCAACGGCATCCCCAATCCAGCCTATGACGGAGGCAAGGGATATGTGCCGGTCGGCGCGGTCAATACGCACGAGGTCGAGGAGGGGGGACGCTGTCAGGGCAACACGAACTGTGTTCCGATCTGTCCCGTGCAGGCGCGCTATCATTCCGGGAAAACGCTGGCGAAAGCATTCCAGACCGGCCGCGTCGATCTCCTAGCACAGGCTGTCGCCTCGCGCGTTCTGATCGACAGTGACTCGGGCCGGGTGACTGCACTCGAGGTCAAGGTCTACAAGAACGAGGCCTCGCCCGAATATGAAACGATCACCGTCAAGGGCAAGATCTTCGTGCTGGCCGCAGGGGCCATCGAAACGCCGCGGCTGATGCTGGCATCGGGCCTGCAGAGCTCGAGCGGTCTGATCGGCCGCAACCTGATGGATCACGCCTATTTGCTGAGCTGGGCGCTGATGCCGGAGATCTGCGGCACCATGCGTGGCACGAGCTGCACCGGCGGCATCGTGGATTTGCGCGGCGGGGCTTTCAGGCGGCATCAGGCGGCCTTCAGCGTCGATATTCACAATGATGGCTGGGGATGGGCTGTCGGCTCGCCCTATTCCGACGTCACGGAGCTTGTCGACCAGCATAACCGCTTCGGCGGCGATCTAAGGCAGGGCCTGATAGACCGCATTTCGAGCCAATTGCTGCTCGCCTTCATGATCGAAGTGATGCCGGTCGAGAGCAATCGCGTCACGGTCGATCCGAAATATACCGATCTGCTCGGCAATATGCGGCCGGTCGTCTCGTTCACGGTTCCTGAATACACGATGCGTGGTGCCGCCTATGCGCGGGAGTTCGCAAAGACCATGTTTGCCCGGCTCGGTGCAGCCGACCACACCCGCTACGACCCCAGCGATTACGGCTACATGAACTACGAGGGCGAAGGCTATGCCATCCGTGGCGGCAACCACCTGGCCGGCACCCACATCATGGGATCGGACAAGCAGAGGTCGGCGGTAAACATCGACCAGCGCTCATGGGAGCACGACAACCTCTACCTAGTCGGGGGTGGGAGCATGCCCACCATCGGTACCGCCAATGTCACCTTGACCCTCGCCGCACTGTGCTACCGCAGCGCTCGAGCAATGCTGAAACAGTTGCAACGATAA
- a CDS encoding ferritin-like protein, with protein MSDTITTLHALKEHLYAAMQLEHATIPPYLTALYSIKPGTNVDAVQVIRVVAVEEMLHLTVAANLLNAIGGTPDLTRPGFVPSYPAHLPDGETDFKVSLASFSKETLAIFKKIERPRLAPGSQKLVKRLYRGSVSVLASYPGASDMQYYSIGDFYAAIEDGFDRLEKEANAAGKTIFIGDRKRQVTSEYYYSGGGELFPVIDIESARSAIRLVMEQGEGAGGGIYDHERELAHYYRFDELDRERYYQPEDRPGHPTGPTFSVDWQAVYPVKPDLKLSDIDGNKNPELYEAALSFNQTYAEFLGQLTLAFNGQPQLLLQAVPRMFEFRNLMGDLIRNPLPNHPGQYAMATFEIGDKELVRGVAIEEAQA; from the coding sequence ATGTCTGACACTATTACAACGCTTCATGCTCTCAAGGAGCATCTGTACGCAGCAATGCAACTGGAACATGCAACCATTCCACCCTATCTGACGGCGCTTTATTCGATCAAGCCCGGTACCAACGTGGATGCTGTCCAAGTCATTCGGGTGGTCGCGGTCGAGGAAATGCTGCACTTGACGGTTGCGGCAAACCTTCTGAACGCCATCGGCGGGACCCCTGATTTGACCAGGCCAGGATTCGTGCCTTCCTACCCCGCGCATCTTCCGGACGGTGAAACCGATTTCAAAGTAAGTCTGGCGTCGTTCAGCAAGGAGACGCTTGCGATCTTCAAGAAGATCGAGCGTCCGCGTCTCGCCCCGGGATCACAGAAGCTCGTGAAACGCCTGTACCGTGGAAGCGTGTCGGTGCTTGCAAGCTATCCGGGCGCCAGCGACATGCAATATTACAGCATTGGGGATTTCTACGCGGCCATCGAAGACGGATTCGATCGTCTTGAGAAGGAAGCGAATGCCGCCGGTAAGACGATTTTCATCGGGGATCGGAAGCGCCAGGTCACATCGGAATATTACTATTCCGGCGGCGGCGAGCTCTTTCCCGTCATTGATATCGAAAGCGCAAGATCGGCGATCCGCCTGGTGATGGAACAGGGCGAAGGTGCCGGCGGCGGCATCTATGACCATGAGAGAGAACTCGCGCATTACTACCGCTTCGACGAGCTGGACAGAGAGCGCTACTACCAGCCCGAGGACAGGCCCGGCCATCCGACCGGCCCGACCTTCAGCGTCGATTGGCAGGCGGTTTATCCGGTCAAACCCGATCTGAAACTCTCCGACATCGACGGCAATAAGAACCCCGAACTCTACGAGGCGGCGCTCTCGTTCAATCAAACCTATGCGGAATTCCTCGGGCAATTGACGCTGGCTTTCAACGGCCAGCCGCAGTTGCTGCTGCAGGCAGTGCCCAGAATGTTCGAATTCAGGAATCTGATGGGAGACCTGATCCGCAATCCCCTGCCCAACCACCCCGGCCAATATGCGATGGCGACGTTTGAGATTGGCGACAAAGAACTGGTGCGCGGCGTGGCGATCGAGGAGGCGCAGGCATGA
- the iolE gene encoding myo-inosose-2 dehydratase, giving the protein MSTQTPRLSPDKVWLGITPTLWWNDDFINIDIGIPFEQCISEMALAGYVGCSIGHKYPTNPKVLKAALDLRGLRVSEPWVSTYFTIKAMKEQTIAKVREQLAFLEEMERGSTDPRRADLVVAEFGHAVNPLPFALFPNCPTLTDEQWDRLVDGLHQIGRIAREEGRRLCYHPHLGTGVMIASAVDRLMERTDPDIVHLLLDTAHLAAAGVDPLAVTKKYASRIKHIHLKDIRADVVSRVHAEGLSFEAAIEAGIFTVPGDGSIKTFPQILATLAEANFAGWLVIEAEQDPAKANPLRYAKMARAYLHETLGW; this is encoded by the coding sequence ATGAGCACGCAAACACCTCGACTCTCCCCCGATAAAGTCTGGCTTGGAATCACGCCGACGCTTTGGTGGAATGATGATTTCATCAATATCGATATCGGCATTCCCTTCGAGCAATGCATCAGCGAAATGGCGCTTGCCGGCTATGTCGGCTGCAGCATCGGCCACAAATATCCGACGAACCCCAAGGTTCTGAAGGCGGCACTCGACCTGCGTGGTCTGCGCGTCTCTGAACCATGGGTCAGCACCTATTTCACGATTAAAGCCATGAAAGAGCAGACAATCGCAAAGGTTCGCGAGCAACTCGCCTTTTTGGAGGAGATGGAGCGCGGCAGCACGGATCCGAGGAGAGCAGATCTTGTCGTGGCCGAGTTCGGCCATGCCGTCAATCCGCTGCCATTCGCGCTGTTTCCGAATTGCCCGACGTTGACCGACGAACAGTGGGATCGATTGGTGGATGGACTGCATCAGATTGGCAGGATTGCCAGGGAGGAAGGTCGGCGCCTTTGCTATCATCCGCATCTCGGCACCGGTGTGATGATCGCTTCGGCCGTCGATCGGCTGATGGAAAGGACCGATCCGGATATCGTCCATCTGTTGCTGGATACCGCCCATCTTGCCGCCGCCGGCGTCGATCCCCTGGCTGTCACCAAGAAATACGCCTCCCGCATCAAGCATATCCACCTGAAGGATATCCGCGCCGATGTCGTAAGCCGCGTTCATGCAGAAGGGCTTTCCTTCGAGGCGGCCATTGAGGCCGGCATATTCACCGTTCCCGGCGACGGCTCGATAAAGACCTTCCCGCAAATTCTTGCGACGCTTGCTGAGGCCAATTTTGCCGGTTGGCTGGTGATCGAGGCAGAGCAGGATCCGGCAAAGGCCAATCCGCTCCGTTATGCCAAGATGGCGCGTGCCTATCTGCACGAGACGCTTGGGTGGTAG
- a CDS encoding sugar phosphate isomerase/epimerase family protein, translating to MDRGAKREILLSLFMFTADLRPNDRAYTQILIDHIKALLAMGYDGFDLPIAAQQTSDHQAEIDSYARFKQALDAAGLETIRFTTNVGTTRTFDPTSPFREQREGALAYLKSRVDITSILGGKTVMAGPIVFPYGVFPTLDSGTPLWSDALQDWLEPRYRLARPIIEELANYAEKRAVKLAIEPVDHWETPAPNMVSDVLDFLEGVGSSQAGLTIDSAHVVLGSSGPAAFQNDLRNTVAQRRLNYIHISAPDRGALKDCWIPWESFLAPILPVYDGPFLIEVFNAVPAFLGGLRLTRRKFWIPGEDQPVADQSSAYDLARDGLETLREEFAKLE from the coding sequence ATGGATAGGGGCGCAAAAAGAGAGATTTTGCTGAGCCTGTTCATGTTTACGGCGGACCTGCGGCCGAATGATCGGGCCTATACCCAAATCCTGATCGATCACATCAAGGCCCTTCTCGCCATGGGTTACGACGGCTTCGATTTGCCGATCGCCGCCCAGCAGACGAGCGACCATCAGGCCGAGATCGACAGCTACGCCCGCTTCAAGCAAGCCTTGGACGCCGCCGGCTTGGAAACGATACGCTTCACGACCAATGTCGGGACAACCCGTACCTTCGATCCAACGTCGCCTTTCCGGGAGCAGCGGGAAGGCGCCTTGGCCTACTTGAAGTCCCGCGTCGACATCACGTCGATCCTGGGTGGCAAGACCGTCATGGCGGGACCGATCGTCTTCCCTTATGGCGTCTTTCCGACGCTCGATTCCGGCACGCCGCTATGGAGCGACGCGCTGCAGGATTGGCTTGAACCTCGCTACAGGCTCGCGCGGCCGATTATCGAGGAACTCGCCAATTATGCGGAAAAGAGAGCCGTCAAGCTCGCGATCGAGCCGGTGGACCATTGGGAAACACCGGCGCCGAACATGGTCTCGGATGTGCTCGATTTTCTGGAAGGGGTCGGCAGTTCCCAGGCGGGCTTGACCATCGACAGCGCCCATGTGGTGCTTGGAAGCAGCGGACCTGCGGCTTTCCAGAACGACTTGCGCAACACCGTGGCGCAGCGTCGTCTGAACTACATCCATATTTCTGCGCCTGATCGAGGCGCGTTGAAGGACTGCTGGATCCCCTGGGAAAGCTTCCTTGCGCCGATCCTGCCGGTCTATGACGGCCCATTCCTGATCGAAGTCTTCAACGCGGTGCCGGCTTTTCTCGGCGGCCTGCGTCTAACCCGTCGCAAGTTCTGGATTCCCGGCGAGGATCAGCCGGTGGCGGACCAATCCAGTGCCTACGACCTCGCCCGCGACGGTTTGGAAACCCTCCGGGAGGAATTCGCCAAGCTTGAGTAA